One stretch of Prunus persica cultivar Lovell chromosome G1, Prunus_persica_NCBIv2, whole genome shotgun sequence DNA includes these proteins:
- the LOC18788688 gene encoding putative leucine-rich repeat receptor-like serine/threonine-protein kinase At2g14440, whose product MSLVFFLLSLSLFISSSSSSASPYPYGGLSYHIDCGGPTDSVDPFNTAWLSDRFFTGGATSVVSEPLQFRHPQEKTLRYFPLSAGKKNCYIIPNLPSGRYYIRTFTVYDNYDGKSHSPSFDVSVEGTLVFSWRSPWPEDLARTGAYSDLFAFVSDSQADVCFYSIATDPPVIGSLQLIRVDPASYDAVSIGQNYILVNYGRFTCGSDQFGPGFSNDTDLFGRSWQNDKDVRSTDDDSTVRSLSTRNTIANTDHSPNYFPMKLYQTATLVDGKGLVYELQVDAKLDYLLWFHFAEIDSSVTKSGQRVFDILINGKNVNRIDIFKEVGNFAAYSWRYTVKNLSSTVLSVKLQSVAGAALISGLENYALVPADVATVPEQVVAMRALKDSLRIPDRMGWNGDPCAPTNWDAWEGVTCHLNKNETALVISRIDLGSQGLKGFISDQISLLSNLASLNLSSNSLGGTLPSGLGQKSLNKLDLSDNQFSGSIPQSLATSNLQLVLMNNNLLEGQVPEELYSIGVHGGSIDLYGNKGLCGVPSLPDCPLFWENGGLSKKGKIAIAVSCVFGFCLLLLVLYIICIRRRRNDYDFGLPQDLMSLAAKRNRYQRQKSLMLLEMESQHAKALTPFTPR is encoded by the exons atgagcctcgtcttcttcctcctctccctctctctcttcatctcctcctcctcctcctctgccTCACCTTATCCCTACG GAGGACTCTCCTACCACATAGACTGCGGTGGCCCCACCGACTCCGTCGACCCATTCAACACCGCGTGGCTCTCCGACCGCTTCTTCACTGGCGGCGCCACCTCCGTCGTCTCCGAGCCCCTCCAGTTCCGCCACCCCCAGGAGAAGACCCTCCGCTACTTCCCCCTCTCCGCCGGCAAGAAGAATTGCTACATCATCCCCAATTTGCCCTCCGGCCGCTACTACATCCGCACCTTCACCGTCTACGACAACTACGACGGCAAGTCCCACTCCCCCTCCTTCGACGTCTCCGTCGAGGGCACTTTGGTCTTTTCCTGGCGCTCCCCTTGGCCCGAGGACCTCGCCCGCACCGGCGCTTACTCCGATCTCTTCGCATTCGTCTCCGACTCCCAGGCCGATGTCTGCTTCTACAGCATTGCCACCGACCCTCCCGTCATCGGATCTCTCCAGCTCATCCGGGTCGACCCCGCCTCCTACGACGCTGTTTCTATCGGCCAAAACTACATTCTCGTCAACTACGGCCGCTTCACCTGCGGCTCCGATCAGTTCGGCCCCGGCTTCAGCAACGACACCGATCTCTTCGGCCGCTCCTGGCAAAACGACAAGGACGTCCGATCCACCGACGACGATTCCACGGTCCGATCGCTGTCCACAAGAAACACCATTGCCAACACGGACCACAGCCCTAACTATTTCCCGATGAAATTGTACCAGACGGCGACGTTGGTCGACGGCAAAGGACTGGTGTACGAATTGCAGGTGGACGCGAAGCTCGATTACTTGTTGTGGTTCCATTTCGCAGAGATCGATTCGAGCGTGACCAAGTCGGGGCAGAGAGTGTTCGATATACTCATCAACGGCAAGAATGTTAATCGAATTGACATATTCAAGGAGGTCGGGAACTTCGCGGCTTATTCATGGAGATACACTGTCAAGAATTTGAGCAGCACGGTGCTGAGCGTGAAGCTTCAGAGTGTGGCGGGTGCGGCGTTGATCAGTGGGCTTGAGAACTACGCTCTGGTTCCGGCTGATGTTGCGACGGTTCCAGAACAAG TGGTTGCTATGAGAGCATTGAAGGATTCACTTCGCATTCCTGATAGAATGGGGTGGAATGGTGATCCTTGTGCTCCTACGAATTGGGATGCTTGGGAGGGAGTTACATGCCATCTGAATAAGAATGAAACCGCCCTCGTCATATCTCGAAT TGATCTTGGAAGTCAAGGCTTGAAAGGGTTTATCAGTGACCAGATTAGTCTCTTGTCAAACTTGGCAAGCCT gAACTTAAGCTCTAATTCTTTGGGGGGCACATTACCATCTGGTCTAGGCCAAAAATCTCTCAACAAGCT GGATTTGTCAGACAATCAATTTTCCGGGTCTATACCACAGAGTTTAGCCACTTCAAATCTTCAGCTTGT GCTAATGAATAATAACTTATTGGAAGGCCAAGTACCAGAGGAGTTGTATTCGATTGGTGTGCATGGTGGATCTATTGA TCTCTACGGTAACAAAGGTTTATGTGGGGTACCATCTTTGCCTGATTGCCCTCTATTTTGGGAAAATGGTGGCTTATCTAAGAAGGGTAAAATTGCAATAGCCGTATCATGTGTTTTTGGTTTCTGTCTGCTGCTGTTGGTGTTATACATAATCTGCATCCGAAGGCGTAGGAATGATTATGACTTTGGCCTACCTCAAGACTTAATGT CACTTGCTGCTAAGAGAAACAGATATCAGAGACAGAAGTCCTTGATGCTTCTTGAAATGGAGAGCCAACATGCCAAGGCATTAACACCTTTTACTCCCCGGTAA